From a single Metopolophium dirhodum isolate CAU chromosome 6, ASM1992520v1, whole genome shotgun sequence genomic region:
- the LOC132946451 gene encoding cuticle protein 7-like isoform X1, whose protein sequence is MSPYTQLRSLVVVAIATSSLLQMTSGSPLSVYGYGAAAQPSPDYRHNGYYGRAAAADEHAAAPPKYNFAYDVSDAYTGDYKSQTEVRDGNNVKGQYTVVEPDGTRRVVDYTADEENGFNAVVSKEGHPAADAPAYRPVAAAPAYRPAAAAPTYRPAADAPAYRPAAVPSYRPAYKPAYKPSLSAAYRPAPAAVYQHAADAAAQPPAYPDAPLYKSAYKQPPSYYPYRSY, encoded by the coding sequence CAGCTGCGGTCACTGGTCGTAGTCGCCATCGCCACATCATCACTGCTGCAGATGACGTCGGGCAGCCCCTTGTCGGTGTACGGTTACGGAGCGGCCGCTCAGCCATCGCCCGACTACCGACACAACGGCTACTACGGGCGCGCGGCCGCGGCCGACGAGCACGCCGCCGCCCCGCCTAAATACAACTTCGCGTACGACGTGTCCGACGCGTACACGGGCGACTACAAGTCGCAGACCGAAGTGAGAGACGGCAACAACGTCAAGGGACAATACACGGTCGTCGAACCGGACGGTACCAGGCGCGTGGTGGACTACACGGCTGACGAGGAGAACGGCTTCAACGCGGTCGTGTCCAAGGAGGGCCACCCGGCCGCCGATGCTCCTGCTTACCGACCCGTAGCCGCCGCTCCCGCTTACCGACCGGCCGCCGCCGCTCCCACTTACCGACCGGCCGCCGATGCTCCCGCTTATCGACCCGCCGCCGTCCCTTCTTACCGACCGGCCTACAAACCGGCCTACAAGCCATCCCTGTCCGCCGCTTACCGTCCGGCACCAGCCGCCGTCTACCAGCACGCCGCCGATGCCGCCGCCCAGCCGCCGGCTTACCCGGACGCCCCGTTGTACAAATCCGCCTACAAGCAGCCACCTTCCTATTACCCATACAGATCGTACTGA
- the LOC132946451 gene encoding cuticle protein 7-like isoform X2 — MSPYTLRSLVVVAIATSSLLQMTSGSPLSVYGYGAAAQPSPDYRHNGYYGRAAAADEHAAAPPKYNFAYDVSDAYTGDYKSQTEVRDGNNVKGQYTVVEPDGTRRVVDYTADEENGFNAVVSKEGHPAADAPAYRPVAAAPAYRPAAAAPTYRPAADAPAYRPAAVPSYRPAYKPAYKPSLSAAYRPAPAAVYQHAADAAAQPPAYPDAPLYKSAYKQPPSYYPYRSY, encoded by the coding sequence CTGCGGTCACTGGTCGTAGTCGCCATCGCCACATCATCACTGCTGCAGATGACGTCGGGCAGCCCCTTGTCGGTGTACGGTTACGGAGCGGCCGCTCAGCCATCGCCCGACTACCGACACAACGGCTACTACGGGCGCGCGGCCGCGGCCGACGAGCACGCCGCCGCCCCGCCTAAATACAACTTCGCGTACGACGTGTCCGACGCGTACACGGGCGACTACAAGTCGCAGACCGAAGTGAGAGACGGCAACAACGTCAAGGGACAATACACGGTCGTCGAACCGGACGGTACCAGGCGCGTGGTGGACTACACGGCTGACGAGGAGAACGGCTTCAACGCGGTCGTGTCCAAGGAGGGCCACCCGGCCGCCGATGCTCCTGCTTACCGACCCGTAGCCGCCGCTCCCGCTTACCGACCGGCCGCCGCCGCTCCCACTTACCGACCGGCCGCCGATGCTCCCGCTTATCGACCCGCCGCCGTCCCTTCTTACCGACCGGCCTACAAACCGGCCTACAAGCCATCCCTGTCCGCCGCTTACCGTCCGGCACCAGCCGCCGTCTACCAGCACGCCGCCGATGCCGCCGCCCAGCCGCCGGCTTACCCGGACGCCCCGTTGTACAAATCCGCCTACAAGCAGCCACCTTCCTATTACCCATACAGATCGTACTGA